From the genome of Gambusia affinis linkage group LG04, SWU_Gaff_1.0, whole genome shotgun sequence:
AGAAACAAAGTGGttggtttgatgaaaataacatGAAATCTAAAAcctcaaggggtgtgaatagtTTTTGTTGTAACTGTAATAGAAGAAGTTAGGGGGCTACTGTTGAATAAAAGCCACTAGAGCTATAAAAATAGACCTTGAAACAAGTTCAAATTAAATGGAGAAACCCATGGGTTGAGTTAAATTAAGGCTTCTTACTAACTCCTGCAAATCCAACCAATACattcgttctttttttttgtgacccACATTTTATATTCACACCCCATGACTCATGTCCGTtgataaaaatgcagtttagCAGAGAGCTTTTTTCAGCGGGGGCAGAGCTACGTACAGATGTAAGCGTGTGTCTGAAAGATAAAGACCCTCAGAAAAACGCTGGCTGGATTAGGCTTCGGTTGCGAAACGGGGGTTGGGAGGGAGGACGAGAAGCGCCGGAGAGCGTTTTGTCGTTGGAAAGCGAGAGACGGAAGGTTTGCAGGAGAGATGCAGGTTTATTTGGTGTTATCCCACTTATAGCCGGGAGATGGGGGGGAGGTGAAAGAGGGCAAAATGCAGGCAAAGCAGGATTCTCAGAACCGAACCCCAGGCGTTCTGGGGAAGGTAGGAGCTCAATTTGCATTTTGAAGTGGCTCTTGTGTTTTTTACAAAGCAATTTTGTCATCTTGCGTGTTTCAGACGACTcactgtttgatttgtttacgTCGCTGTCAAGTGTGGAGCTTTTTCAGTTACAGTTTGCCTTCAGACGTCGCTGAAATTACAGCTTGTGTGATCAGATGAAATCCAACTTCAGTTTGACTCTTCAGCTGCAGCgtgtgtttttatctgtagCCGGTGTTTCACATGTTGCAGCGACCTTAATGTGTTCATTCAGTTTCATGATGAGAATATTTACCCTCTGATGGAGACCCCACCATTTAGGGTCTCAGTAAAGGTTAGGGTTTCATCAGGAGGCTTGAAAACaaggctctgtgtgtgtgtgtgtgtgtgtgtgtgtgtgcgtgcgtgcgtgcgtgtgcgtgtgtgtggaaGCTGTCTCTGTGCATCTCCATCATCTCCACTGTGTGTGAACCTGGCCTCTTCCTTTGTGCCACAGGCTTGTTTTGtcaaatatgcaaacaaaatgtcactGCAGCATGTTTggattaaagtaaaatatagaTAAATGTGGTTATTCTTCAATTTTTGAGAAATGGCTTTGTTAGgattattttctgatttcttaTGTAATCGTGATTTCGCTTGTTTTCAGAAACAGCTAAAATCTTAAACTGTGTCTTATTTTCTAatcctttatattttattccacTCTCATGGTTTTCCCtccattttctgtaatttctatTTCTGCACGTTCTTCCCATCTCATTGTCCTTGTCCACCCAATGTGCTTTCTGTCCGCCATTTCCGTCCCCTCTCATGTCCGCCTCTCATGTCCGCCTCTCTGCCCCTTTCCTCTCCGTCTTTGTCCTCAGGCTCACCCCGCTCTGAAAGCCTTCATGTGCGGCTCCCTCAGCGGCACCTGCTCCACGCTGCTCTTCCAGCCCCTGGATCTGGTCAAAACACGACTGCAGACGCTGCAGAACAACGCCAAGCCAGGGTGcgggcacacacacacgcgcacccacacacacacgtttcaTGTGTGattaacatgaaacattttaagctGGATGCCATCAGACAGATCGACATCCTTCTGGGGAAGTGCGTCTTGAACCTGGATGAAGACGAACTCAGGCATCAGAGGCAGCCCGAGTCGGTTTTCATGACCCATATAGAGGAATTAGTCACACCAGCAACACATAATGGTGTTAGCCTGGTGCTGGGagtatttgattttaaatggtatgttttaatttgaatggTTTTACAAGTGGCAGCATCAACCTGCTACTATTTTGTAGTGGTTGTTTCTAAACATCAGTCATAATTGTTCCATGTACAGTTCACCCCTTTCCATCATATTTCAGCTTCACTTCATGTTTTGTGCACAAAGTAGTGGCTAACCGTGATTTAGAAGGAAAAACATTCCtggtttttaatatatttcagtgTGTTTAGATGTATTTGTCAATGTCAGGATGCCTCTGGTAATAATTCTTAACTTCAATTCTTGCAGGACGCCAAAGGTGGGAATGTTCCGGGTTTTCATTCAGATCATCAGGACAGAGAATTTCTTCAGTCTGTGGAAAGGAGTTTCACCGGTACACAACtggttttcttattattatcCCACTAGAAGGAACAAACGCACACCGTGCAACACTTTAATTCTATTGGTCGAAAGGTTGCCAGGCAACGGTACTTTTCTGTTCCAAGCgtgagcagaaaatgatttgCAAGCGAGCAGAGAGGTTTGCAACCGGAGATTTGATCCTAGCAGAGACAAGTTTTAAGCGTGAGGAGAAAGGTTTAAGAAATCTCAGTGAATGTTTGAAAGATAGCagaagttttgagaacaaagacattttcaaactgaaaatgtgtgttctcaaattatggcagaaaatCCCCTCATAGAATTACCTCCCCACCAGGTCACCAAGAAGCCTGGTAGCCAGTTATTACCTTAAAATTAAGGTGTGTTTGAGCAGTGAggcatctaaaagttacagctATAAATGATATTTATCAGCGAGATTCATTTTAATCGCTGTTATTTCCGGCTTTGCAGTCATTTGTTCGCTGTATTCCCGGGGTGGGGATCTACTTCAGCACTTTCTACTCCCTGAAGCAGCACTTCTTCCAGGACCGGGCACCGAACGCTGGCGAGGCCGTTCTGCTCGGAGCCGGTGCCAGAACCGTGGCGGGGATCTGCATGCTGCCGTTCACTGTCATCAAGACGCGCTTTGAGGTGAGCAGCTGTTAGTCTATGCCCTCCAGCAGATCTCAGATAGTCTTTTTCAGtgctaaatgaataaaaatgcttcCTCTACACTGTTCGTTCTGCTGTCACCACTGAAAATAATGACTATAGTTCTACTAAACTGCCGAGCAAAAATCTcctttttagttttatctttaaagctcctgggttatttttttaatattaatgtgaGAATAAAAAGTGAACATAAAGTTGGGTTTTTCTACTCAAAACTCTTCAAGCGGCTTAGTTTTAACTTCACAcagttcaaaataaagaaaaaaaactcctgttACGACCTTTTCCATCCTATTAGTAATAAGTACCTTAAAAAACGGTATTGataagtcaagcagaaaaagCTGCACTTTGCTACAATTGATAAAGAGTATACTGAAGAAATGCTATGCAGgggtattttattttcttatttaaaaaatgaattatttgtttttatatttattatgtatttctgctattgtgtgaaataagcttaagttgttaaatgaaaaatcagcagaatgtgtatttttttacaatCCATTAATTGTagaataatcaataactaaaataattgttagttgcagccctcgTTGTTTTATTGCTTCTTAGACTACAGTTAATACATGCTAATGCATTGACACCATTAGTCACTATTTATACTTTAATCTATATATTCATGTTGTAACTCTGATGATAAACACTCTCAGGAATTTTAACATCAGATTATGATacacatacattttaattttattaataaaaatgtatgtggaTTAAAAAAccttaatctttaaaaaattaagttggGATTAAAATACACTGCAACAAAAACCAAAGTCTTTATGTTCTCCTTtatgtttttactaaaaaacaaatgtgttcatttattttcacatataGAAATTCCGATTGCAAATGcataaacacaaagtcttaaaCATTCATTACTGCTGGTAACTCAAACATGAACCGGGGccgtgcttttattttgaaaggtgcTCATAAAGGAGGGCACCgtatttttacttaaatctAAAGTAGCAGTACAGAAAATGGAGATGCCTTAATGctgaatttgttgttgttgcagagCGGATATTACAGCTATTCGAGCGTGCCGGGCGCTCTGAGGAGCATGTATGAGACGGAGGGAGTCAGAGCTCTGTTCTCGGGGCTGACCGCCACGCTGCTGCGAGATGCTCCTTTCTCCGGCATCTACGTCATGTTTTACAGCCAGGCCAAGCGAGCGCTGCCTCAAGGTGGAGACGGCAGCAAGTCAACataaacaaactacaaaaacagaggggggaaaaacacCCCGTCTGAATTCTTATATTTGGTATCTTCTTTGTCAGAAGTGACCTCAGCGCCGTACGCGCCGCTGGTGAACTTCAGCTGTGGAGTGGTAGCAGGCGTCATGGCTTCTGTGGTCACGCAGCCTGCGGATGTGGTGAAGACTCACATCCAAGTCAGCCCGTCCCACTGGAGGACAGCAGACGCTGTTCGCTACATCTACACGGTGCGTTTCTGTCCGAAAAAGGAAACTGCTTTAACTCTTTATTACCTGCAGTAGgcctggacaataaatcaataacaatatatatatatcgccatagacatgtgatcaatacCAATAGATAATAGATCGTCTGACAgaatagaatattcactgatcTCCGATGCGGAGCAGCACAgtattctgggaaatgtagtcGGAGGAAAGCCTTTAGCTGCTCCACCTCTCAAGCAAGGTTAGTAGAATCAACTAAcccactcattctttggttacctagcaactcactcactctctggTTGCTTAGTAACAACCTGTTTAGTAACtgccacagcagcagtttaaggttccACCACTGTgcttcataactgcttaaaaataaataaaaaaaacaacagagtggAGTGAAAACTGAGGTTACAGCAGGATAAGTCCTGCAACGAGTTTGGacgtatttcagatatttaaaacaaaaatctaattaataatTATCTATATCGACTGATATGCAGCAGTTATGTCatgatacgtttttcagccatgtcATCCAGCTTGAGCCTGTAgtatatttcacttataacatggaaattatgttaaaagttaaataaccTGTCAGTAAAactaatacattttaagaaatgattgacttaaaacaagctcctatatcttgctgaaaagttacttgaaagttagtttcatcttatttcaagcgcattaaaatatttgtgcttgaaattacattaaaaatacttggtaagattttgtgtagTAGTCACACCTCTCAAGAAACCGTTGTATCTATCTCTGTATTTAGCTGGTGATGTCATAATCCTTATACGGAAGTgcttcctcttttattttaaaattacttttctacTTTGAAATACAGTAACCAGACAGTTCTGACCTTCCAATACTTATAGAACAGGctcttttaaatgctttttaaaataactcttATTCTTCCTTTTCTCCTCAGGAGAAGGGCATGTCGGGTTTTTTCCGCGGAGCAGTGCCGAGATCTCTCCGGCGCACTCTGATGGCCGCCATGGCTTGGACTGTCTACGAGCAGCTGATGGCTCGCATGGGCCTCAAGTCCTGAAGGGCGGTTGAGCAGGCGCACAGTAACACGCGAGAGATGAAACTTGAAGggttaataacattttaacgGAAAGGATGAGGAAAAGGGAGACAGCAGGAACCTGCCAGCAGTGCCAGGAACAGAGCAACCAGGTGGATAAatgttgagagagagagaaagagagagagagtcgtgtttaaatgttgtttaaatgttaacGATGTTTGTTTGTGACGTTGCACCTGACCGACTCTCCCTCTGCTGTGAAGTGAATTTATCCCTCTTTATGTTTCTGCTCAGACGTAGCAGTGGataaataccacaaaaaaaaagaataaacaaattgGTTCGCGTGATGCTTAGCGAGCTGATATGTGCATTTACTACTACAGAGAGCTGCACTCTggttaatgaaatatttattaaacctgCATATGATTGAGCAATGTTTCTTACTTTGTTAAATACTGTGgttattttgcttgttttagaCAATCACAAGCGTTCCTACAGATGCATTAATCTATGGAAATTTAAGCCAACTCAATAATCACATCAAAGCCTTTATCTTCATATGGTTGAAAGCAGCAATTACAGCccatttctgacaaaaaaaaaaaaaaatcaaatttatttctaaagtatttcaaggtggtttattttgttgtagCAAAACAGGATTTTGCAGTATTATGTGAGTTGTCGTTCGTTTCTATGGTAACGTCCTTTTTGGCGGGTCTGGTTTATGACTAAACACATGCCAATCACATCCATCtatgaaattatgaaatgttTGAGCTGATTGTCATACAAACGATCCAGATTAAATTGTGTGCGCAATATAAGTGTCTTAATTTAACTGTTGTCTTTGTGAACTTGGTAAggtgttaaaaaatatatttttgaaaacaaaaatgtaagcatttagaaaataaaaaatcaggcctttaatttttgattaatttcaaaattactATTGATTTGCAGATGTAATGATCTGTATAAAAAAATCTCccgtttttcttttgctttcaaTGCTTGAAAAGTGTTAACTCTTCCGttgaccagcaggtggcagcagtAGTGAaaggaaactaaaatattttgataacaTTCATAAACACTGGTTTAAACTGctcaataaaaacagtttaattacttttttatgttaACTTTTCAAGTGAAACATTGCTTCATCGTTATGCAGACAAAGTTTGCACAGAGTCCATATCAgtggtggattttatttagtttcacaCTGATTACAGCTGCtcagaaataatttacaaaGCACAAATTGTGATTTTGCTAGAGAGGTTTTATttccttgtatttttatttatttttgtgttcatatgtaaatatatgaaaaacagAAGATCTATTAGAAGCCTTTCCAACGTTGggaattgaaataaaaaaagaggatcCAACTGTAGAGCCTAGATAAACCTGTTTTTAAGGTGAAATATGACGGCCtgagtgttttctgtttaacaTTGTAACTCGCTGTGCCAAGTTTAAGTTGGATCTGTTTTATTGCTATCCGATTTTCCTCATCATCCATGTTCACTCTCCATatatcacttttcttttttttaggtcaaaatCTCAACTCTTCCTaaagttattttacatttctgtcaataaaattCAGAAGACAGCTGACCTGagtcttttattgtttataatttaGACTTCCTGCA
Proteins encoded in this window:
- the LOC122830228 gene encoding mitochondrial glycine transporter B-like isoform X1; this translates as MQAKQDSQNRTPGVLGKAHPALKAFMCGSLSGTCSTLLFQPLDLVKTRLQTLQNNAKPGTPKVGMFRVFIQIIRTENFFSLWKGVSPSFVRCIPGVGIYFSTFYSLKQHFFQDRAPNAGEAVLLGAGARTVAGICMLPFTVIKTRFESGYYSYSSVPGALRSMYETEGVRALFSGLTATLLRDAPFSGIYVMFYSQAKRALPQEVTSAPYAPLVNFSCGVVAGVMASVVTQPADVVKTHIQVSPSHWRTADAVRYIYTEKGMSGFFRGAVPRSLRRTLMAAMAWTVYEQLMARMGLKS
- the LOC122830228 gene encoding mitochondrial glycine transporter B-like isoform X2, translated to MEVLAAHPALKAFMCGSLSGTCSTLLFQPLDLVKTRLQTLQNNAKPGTPKVGMFRVFIQIIRTENFFSLWKGVSPSFVRCIPGVGIYFSTFYSLKQHFFQDRAPNAGEAVLLGAGARTVAGICMLPFTVIKTRFESGYYSYSSVPGALRSMYETEGVRALFSGLTATLLRDAPFSGIYVMFYSQAKRALPQEVTSAPYAPLVNFSCGVVAGVMASVVTQPADVVKTHIQVSPSHWRTADAVRYIYTEKGMSGFFRGAVPRSLRRTLMAAMAWTVYEQLMARMGLKS